In one window of Acidobacteriota bacterium DNA:
- a CDS encoding aldolase/citrate lyase family protein — protein MNQIEKIRDQWKRGELSLGTAVALTDAAVSELFGEAGYDFVWIDCEHSALSYSQALDHIRAARGAGAAAFVRVPSNDPVVMKPYLELHPAAVIVPRIESLQDAERAVAGFHYPPRGSRGFGPARGVRFGAVAPPQYLAEIDRNMMLVLQIEHIRAVDQIDAILELPGVDSIVAGPGDLSASMGLGGQAGHPDVTAACEKIYRAAIRKGIPVGHSTGFDPQGIRRWLALGLSWIAVDGDWITLYRHASEVARRIREIHPSSSS, from the coding sequence ATGAACCAGATCGAGAAGATCAGAGACCAGTGGAAGCGGGGAGAGCTCTCCCTGGGCACGGCGGTCGCCCTGACCGACGCGGCCGTGAGCGAGCTGTTCGGGGAGGCGGGCTACGATTTCGTGTGGATCGATTGCGAACACTCGGCCCTCAGCTACTCCCAGGCGCTGGACCACATCCGGGCGGCGCGAGGCGCGGGCGCCGCGGCTTTTGTGAGGGTCCCCTCCAACGATCCGGTGGTGATGAAGCCCTACCTGGAACTGCATCCCGCCGCCGTCATCGTTCCCCGCATCGAAAGCCTCCAGGATGCGGAACGGGCCGTGGCCGGCTTTCACTACCCGCCTCGGGGCTCGCGCGGCTTCGGTCCGGCGCGGGGGGTGCGGTTCGGGGCGGTGGCGCCGCCGCAGTACCTGGCCGAGATCGACCGGAACATGATGCTGGTGCTCCAGATCGAGCACATCCGGGCGGTGGATCAGATCGACGCCATCCTGGAGCTTCCGGGCGTGGACAGCATCGTGGCCGGACCGGGCGACCTGAGCGCCAGCATGGGACTGGGCGGCCAGGCCGGACATCCGGACGTGACTGCCGCCTGCGAAAAGATCTACCGGGCAGCCATCCGGAAGGGGATCCCCGTCGGCCATTCCACCGGCTTCGACCCGCAGGGCATCCGGCGCTGGCTGGCCCTGGGGCTCTCCTGGATCGCGGTGGACGGCGACTGGATCACCCTCTACCGGCACGCCTCCGAGGTCGCCAGGCGGATTCGAGAGATCCATCCCTCCTCAAGCTCCTGA
- a CDS encoding DUF1640 domain-containing protein — MATTGFDTLKVSQDLKAAGFNEAQAGAIVRSMAGAFQEMVATKSDFGKLQASTTAEFAAVRTDIDKLQVSTRAEFAAVRTDIDRLQVSTRADVDKLRTSTTAEFAAVRVEIDNLRASTTADMAGLRASTKADIADLKAEVFRALWIQGAGIVGIHLAIGGLLFAAIRFLD, encoded by the coding sequence ATGGCCACGACTGGTTTCGACACTCTGAAAGTCAGCCAGGATCTCAAGGCCGCCGGCTTCAACGAAGCCCAAGCCGGAGCCATCGTCCGATCCATGGCCGGAGCCTTCCAGGAAATGGTTGCCACCAAGTCCGACTTCGGAAAATTGCAGGCCTCCACCACGGCCGAATTCGCCGCTGTCAGGACCGATATCGACAAACTGCAGGTCTCCACCAGGGCCGAATTCGCTGCCGTCAGGACCGATATCGACAGACTGCAGGTCTCCACCAGGGCGGACGTTGACAAACTTCGGACTTCGACCACGGCCGAATTCGCCGCCGTCAGGGTCGAAATCGATAATCTGCGGGCTTCCACCACGGCCGACATGGCCGGACTGCGGGCCTCCACCAAGGCCGACATTGCCGACCTCAAGGCCGAGGTCTTCAGGGCCTTGTGGATTCAGGGAGCCGGAATCGTCGGCATCCATCTGGCCATCGGTGGATTGCTGTTTGCCGCTATCCGATTCCTGGATTAG
- a CDS encoding sodium/solute symporter (Members of the Solute:Sodium Symporter (SSS), TC 2.A.21 as described in tcdb.org, catalyze solute:Na+ symport. Known solutes for members of the family include sugars, amino acids, nucleosides, inositols, vitamins, urea or anions, depending on the system.), giving the protein MPLEVPTAVETAAFHRLEWLDYSMIGAYFTATVWMAIVFSRRQHSAEEYFLGGRRMPWFAVGLSLMATLTSTVSYLATPGEVIKYGIIGAMGGLVFYPFIYLVIAYGLIPVFLRLRVTSIYEYLEQRFDVGTRMFASAVFLVVRLSWMGLVLFSSTMALAQITQLDRLLILAGIGLIAVVYTTLGGMRAVIWTDVAQFFILFGGALFTVAYVAAETGTGPGAWLESIAAADRPGQPIFSFDPFERVTLVGMGLLGFFWYVCTYAGDQVAVQRLMSTASARSARWSSACDLISGLLVTLALVAVGMALYAYYQGQPPADADQAFPYFIRSQLPRGLAGLVVAALFSAAMSSLDSGMNSVATVISVDYVERWRSTPLAAGTQLLLARLLTVAVGLSSILMCLVLFLIPEGIRGNLLELAQRVSSFPVGGLGGLFLAAIWVKRCTGPIAVQATCAGMLFGLVVGWGHTFGVFPEERPPSFMWIIPSSCLVTLFYAVV; this is encoded by the coding sequence ATGCCGCTTGAGGTTCCCACCGCAGTCGAGACTGCCGCCTTCCACCGGCTCGAATGGCTGGACTACTCCATGATCGGGGCCTATTTCACGGCTACCGTGTGGATGGCGATCGTCTTCTCCCGCCGGCAGCACTCCGCGGAAGAGTACTTTCTGGGGGGGCGGCGCATGCCCTGGTTCGCCGTAGGGCTGAGCCTGATGGCCACCCTGACCTCCACCGTGAGCTACCTGGCCACGCCGGGCGAAGTCATCAAGTACGGGATCATCGGCGCCATGGGCGGTCTCGTCTTCTATCCCTTCATCTACCTGGTGATTGCCTACGGGCTGATCCCGGTTTTTCTGCGCCTGCGGGTCACCAGCATCTACGAGTACCTGGAGCAGCGGTTCGACGTCGGTACCCGCATGTTCGCCTCGGCCGTCTTTCTGGTGGTTCGGCTGAGCTGGATGGGGCTGGTGCTCTTCTCTTCGACCATGGCGCTGGCCCAGATCACCCAGCTGGATCGGCTGCTCATCCTGGCGGGCATCGGGCTGATCGCGGTGGTCTATACCACTCTGGGCGGGATGCGCGCCGTGATCTGGACGGACGTGGCCCAGTTCTTCATTCTCTTCGGCGGCGCCCTCTTCACCGTTGCCTACGTGGCTGCCGAAACGGGAACCGGCCCCGGCGCCTGGTTGGAGTCCATCGCGGCAGCCGATCGGCCCGGCCAGCCCATTTTCAGCTTCGATCCCTTTGAACGGGTCACGCTGGTGGGGATGGGCCTGCTGGGCTTCTTCTGGTACGTCTGCACCTACGCCGGCGACCAGGTAGCCGTGCAGCGGCTGATGTCCACCGCTTCGGCACGATCGGCCCGGTGGTCCAGCGCCTGCGACCTGATTTCGGGCTTGCTGGTGACGCTGGCTCTGGTGGCTGTGGGCATGGCTCTCTACGCCTATTACCAGGGCCAGCCCCCGGCCGATGCCGACCAGGCCTTTCCCTATTTCATTCGTTCGCAGCTTCCGCGCGGCCTGGCGGGGCTGGTGGTGGCGGCCCTGTTCAGCGCCGCCATGTCCAGCCTGGATTCGGGGATGAATTCGGTGGCCACCGTCATCAGCGTGGACTACGTGGAACGCTGGCGTTCCACGCCGCTGGCAGCGGGGACTCAGCTCCTGCTGGCCCGCCTGCTCACGGTGGCCGTGGGGCTGTCCTCGATCTTGATGTGCCTGGTGCTGTTTCTGATTCCGGAAGGCATCCGGGGCAATCTGCTGGAGCTTGCCCAACGGGTGAGCAGCTTCCCGGTGGGCGGACTGGGAGGGTTGTTCCTGGCGGCCATCTGGGTGAAGCGCTGTACCGGCCCCATAGCCGTTCAGGCCACCTGCGCGGGCATGCTCTTCGGCCTGGTGGTCGGCTGGGGGCACACCTTCGGCGTCTTTCCCGAGGAGCGGCCGCCCTCCTTCATGTGGATTATTCCCTCCTCCTGCCTGGTGACGCTGTTCTACGCGGTGGT
- a CDS encoding Nramp family divalent metal transporter — translation MATSRLDKGTPPAPIPRTFAEYVKSFGPGFVVILTWLGSGDILSAGISGGNYGYALMWAMVFALLMRFFFVTTIAKYQLCNPHGEGVLDGLVRLHRWYAPFLLVVAVVVAHINGTYMVAGVGEIMVELTGLGREWQWALVWVVVGLAIIFRPVYARVEWVFKGFMVLMTVSLLGTAIWVGPNLAGILKGVLTLQLPATEGPFGAMVVAMAMVGAVGGSLMNLVYPYFLEQKGWRGPAYRRVQTYDFMLAMGAMILFNLAVWTLGAELVHASGSRIGTLDDLTGLLGIVLGNGGRLLFFLGLFGAVYTSLLGCGLGLGCLASHAYRRWRTPEATPTDHRLHPVYRLVAVWTLVSPLVWVFTERADFVRLTLLVNTLMVVLIPALAGGLWWITASPRLIGPRYRNRWWENLLMGFLFVLALWGAVESIKSAAEMLD, via the coding sequence ATGGCCACGTCCAGGCTCGATAAGGGCACACCGCCGGCTCCGATTCCTCGCACCTTCGCGGAATATGTAAAGTCCTTCGGTCCGGGATTCGTGGTCATTCTGACCTGGCTGGGTTCCGGAGACATCCTCTCGGCCGGCATTTCCGGAGGCAACTACGGCTACGCGCTCATGTGGGCCATGGTGTTTGCCCTCCTGATGCGGTTCTTCTTCGTCACCACCATCGCCAAGTATCAGCTCTGCAATCCCCACGGAGAAGGGGTGCTGGACGGCCTGGTCCGTCTCCACCGCTGGTACGCCCCCTTTCTGCTGGTGGTGGCCGTGGTCGTCGCTCACATCAATGGGACCTACATGGTGGCCGGTGTCGGGGAGATCATGGTGGAGCTGACCGGCCTGGGACGCGAGTGGCAGTGGGCGTTGGTCTGGGTCGTGGTCGGGCTGGCCATTATTTTCCGGCCGGTGTACGCCCGTGTGGAATGGGTGTTCAAAGGGTTCATGGTCCTGATGACGGTCTCGCTCCTCGGCACCGCCATATGGGTCGGACCCAACCTGGCAGGCATCCTGAAGGGTGTCCTAACGCTCCAGCTTCCGGCCACGGAGGGTCCCTTCGGCGCCATGGTGGTGGCCATGGCCATGGTGGGGGCCGTAGGGGGCTCGCTGATGAACCTGGTCTATCCCTATTTTCTGGAACAGAAGGGTTGGCGCGGTCCGGCCTACCGTCGGGTGCAGACCTACGACTTCATGCTGGCCATGGGCGCCATGATCCTTTTCAACCTGGCGGTCTGGACCCTGGGGGCCGAACTGGTGCACGCCAGCGGCAGCCGCATCGGGACCCTGGACGACCTGACCGGGCTGCTGGGAATCGTGCTCGGCAACGGGGGTCGGCTGCTGTTCTTCCTGGGTCTGTTCGGCGCCGTCTACACCTCGCTGCTCGGCTGCGGCCTGGGCCTGGGCTGTCTGGCAAGCCACGCCTACCGGCGCTGGCGGACCCCGGAAGCAACCCCCACCGACCACCGCCTGCATCCCGTCTACCGCTTGGTGGCGGTCTGGACCCTGGTCTCGCCGCTGGTCTGGGTCTTCACCGAGCGAGCCGACTTCGTCAGGCTGACGCTGCTGGTCAACACCCTGATGGTGGTGCTCATTCCGGCCCTGGCCGGGGGCCTCTGGTGGATCACGGCCAGTCCCCGCCTGATCGGCCCGCGCTACCGCAACCGCTGGTGGGAGAATCTTCTCATGGGATTTCTGTTCGTTCTGGCGCTGTGGGGAGCGGTGGAGTCGATCAAGTCGGCAGCGGAGATGCTGGATTAG
- a CDS encoding TonB-dependent receptor, translated as MVVDETGAVLPGVKVTLSGGPDTPREVQADPGGRFVYTGLVPGTYTVTVSRIGFGAARVEGVAVGTNPVELPAITLRLAAFEEAVVVTATRFEEPTQQVPMSVSAVTGEDIERRSIGNLTELARWTPGLTVVDQGARGSNVVIARGLNTDSLNGSEFSGNNYNNGVATYLGDIPLAVDLRLNDIERVEVLLGPQGTLYGAGTLAGAVRYLPRRPDTEQRTFEVRGDLFALAHGGAPGSDAGLTFNLPLVSRKLALRGSIDRYADPGFIDYDYLLRRPGISEPEPDLNDSEAVAESLRREADANTEETISARLSLLWEASPSLSALVAYHLQDQQVGARQINHSRSFDTGRYVSAHRFLEPNDRRNQLWSLELTWAPGGAELTTAVGYSRFAEQGQRDQTDLLVQAFGIAGLLPGEFPALTEAREIDPGISVTDLTSQFRSFAAYTREDEREERFNWETRLVSTSEGPWGWVGGLFFNNYDSSGTSFEFTPGLTEFSGVTPILGGNPASEAVEYYSLGNSTVGERALFGEISRDLGKRWRLTAGGRWFGYRVETGSLTEFPYTPIYNSPFTDYESNDRGMLFKASLSYRFNEQSNAYFTRSEGYRIGGGNNFRVCTDEEIALLTDADPDNDPPQSGCIYEEQALIRPDTTTNYEAGMRRSWRDGRFSASGTLFHVDWKDIQVAGLTPFSSQPITLNGGGAVSRGIEFAGAAGVTSGVRLRGSWSYTHAELSKDSLGLLDGGADAFKGDRLSGAPRHQGSLLASYTRLLGDKTVLQLLYGYTYVGDVLTRIGLRAGGERLPAYDLHNLSASLSRNDWTLTFYADNLLDEYAVTGVRQTPGLIGRTKEGFRSRRYFSNVLAPRRVGLRIRYTLW; from the coding sequence ATGGTCGTCGATGAGACCGGCGCGGTGTTGCCCGGCGTCAAGGTCACTCTGAGCGGCGGTCCGGACACACCGCGCGAGGTGCAAGCTGACCCGGGTGGCCGGTTCGTATACACGGGCCTGGTTCCGGGCACCTATACGGTGACCGTCTCCCGGATCGGCTTCGGTGCGGCGAGGGTGGAGGGCGTCGCCGTCGGGACCAATCCGGTGGAACTGCCGGCCATAACCCTGCGTCTGGCCGCATTCGAGGAAGCGGTGGTCGTGACGGCCACCCGCTTCGAGGAGCCGACCCAGCAGGTGCCCATGAGCGTTTCGGCCGTGACCGGCGAAGATATCGAGCGGCGATCCATCGGGAACCTGACGGAGCTGGCGCGCTGGACACCCGGACTGACGGTGGTGGACCAGGGAGCGCGCGGCAGCAACGTGGTCATCGCCCGAGGCCTCAACACCGACTCGTTGAACGGGTCGGAGTTCAGCGGCAACAATTACAACAACGGTGTCGCCACCTATCTTGGGGACATTCCCCTGGCGGTCGATCTTCGGCTCAACGACATCGAGCGGGTGGAGGTGTTGCTGGGTCCCCAGGGAACGCTTTACGGCGCCGGCACCCTGGCGGGAGCCGTGCGTTACCTGCCGCGCCGGCCGGACACGGAGCAGCGTACTTTCGAGGTGCGAGGCGACCTGTTCGCGCTGGCCCACGGCGGCGCCCCGGGCTCGGATGCCGGCCTCACCTTCAACCTGCCGTTGGTTTCCCGCAAGCTGGCTCTGCGCGGCTCCATCGACCGCTATGCCGATCCGGGCTTCATCGACTACGACTACCTGCTGCGCAGGCCGGGCATCTCCGAACCGGAGCCGGACCTGAACGACTCGGAGGCAGTGGCCGAGAGCCTGAGACGTGAAGCGGATGCCAACACGGAGGAGACGATCTCGGCCCGGCTCTCCCTGCTGTGGGAGGCATCCCCTAGCCTGTCGGCCCTGGTGGCCTACCATCTGCAGGATCAGCAGGTCGGCGCGCGCCAGATCAATCACTCCCGGTCGTTCGACACCGGCCGCTATGTCTCCGCGCACCGCTTTCTGGAACCGAACGACCGCAGGAATCAACTGTGGAGCCTGGAGCTGACCTGGGCGCCGGGTGGCGCGGAATTGACCACCGCGGTCGGCTATTCGCGCTTCGCCGAGCAGGGGCAACGTGACCAGACGGACCTGCTGGTCCAGGCGTTCGGCATCGCGGGGTTGCTGCCGGGCGAGTTCCCGGCGCTGACCGAAGCCCGGGAGATTGACCCGGGAATCTCGGTCACCGACCTGACATCGCAGTTTCGATCCTTTGCCGCCTATACCCGCGAGGATGAGCGGGAGGAGCGCTTCAATTGGGAGACGCGGCTGGTCTCGACCAGCGAGGGGCCGTGGGGGTGGGTCGGTGGCCTATTCTTCAACAACTACGACAGCAGCGGGACCAGCTTCGAGTTTACGCCGGGACTGACGGAATTCTCGGGGGTAACGCCGATCCTGGGCGGAAATCCAGCGTCCGAGGCGGTCGAGTACTACTCGCTCGGGAACAGCACCGTGGGAGAAAGGGCGCTTTTCGGGGAGATATCTCGGGACCTGGGCAAACGGTGGCGCCTGACGGCCGGCGGGCGCTGGTTCGGTTACCGCGTCGAGACCGGCAGTCTTACCGAGTTCCCTTACACGCCCATTTACAACTCGCCGTTCACCGACTATGAGTCCAACGACCGCGGCATGTTGTTCAAGGCGAGCCTCAGCTATCGTTTCAACGAGCAGTCGAATGCCTATTTCACCCGCTCGGAAGGGTACCGCATCGGCGGCGGCAACAACTTCCGGGTTTGTACCGACGAAGAGATTGCCCTTCTCACCGACGCGGATCCCGACAACGACCCCCCGCAGTCGGGGTGCATCTATGAGGAACAGGCGCTGATCCGGCCCGATACCACCACCAACTACGAGGCCGGCATGCGCCGCTCCTGGCGCGACGGGCGGTTCAGCGCCAGCGGCACGCTGTTCCACGTGGACTGGAAAGACATTCAGGTAGCGGGGCTGACACCCTTCAGCTCCCAGCCGATCACGCTGAACGGTGGCGGAGCCGTGAGCCGCGGCATCGAGTTCGCGGGGGCGGCCGGTGTGACGAGCGGTGTGCGCCTGCGCGGATCGTGGTCCTACACCCATGCCGAGTTGAGCAAGGACTCGCTTGGCTTGCTGGACGGTGGCGCCGACGCCTTCAAGGGCGACCGCCTGTCGGGGGCGCCGCGACATCAGGGCAGCCTGCTGGCCAGCTACACCAGGCTGCTCGGAGACAAGACCGTGCTTCAGTTGCTGTACGGCTACACCTACGTGGGTGACGTGCTCACCCGGATCGGCTTGCGCGCCGGCGGCGAGAGGCTGCCGGCCTACGATCTCCACAACCTTTCGGCGTCGCTCTCGAGGAACGACTGGACCCTCACTTTCTATGCCGATAACCTGCTCGACGAGTACGCCGTCACCGGCGTGCGCCAGACCCCCGGCCTCATCGGCCGAACCAAAGAGGGATTCCGGTCACGGCGCTACTTCTCCAACGTCCTTGCCCCGCGGCGTGTTGGCCTGCGCATCCGTTACACCCTTTGGTAG
- a CDS encoding phytanoyl-CoA dioxygenase family protein produces the protein MRISIDQLVQEFLINGYVVFEDFIPTAKAEALHAELLPMLAKVRALNSRVLSGDLDTGRGRVTEPLRYKIETPWRMPFSDPALYENATVLQLLERLWGSRDFLISDYISYHPCPGCGVMNWHRDGELFAANVVLPAFPSLSLKVALVDTNNQNGSFELLPSTHHCGVPELSHVPGSGGAHNLNRLIESGRYPSRMRLNLKRGSAYICDARVIHRGTPNRSDHVRMELDIGYRLSWYDPRNHPIGMTHRDFEELSERGKQLLSLSQRLEALI, from the coding sequence ATGCGGATTTCGATCGATCAACTGGTTCAGGAATTCCTGATCAACGGCTACGTGGTCTTTGAGGATTTCATTCCCACAGCCAAGGCCGAGGCGCTTCACGCGGAGCTGCTGCCTATGCTGGCGAAGGTGCGGGCCCTCAATTCCAGGGTCCTGAGCGGGGATCTGGACACGGGCCGCGGCCGAGTCACCGAACCGCTGCGCTACAAGATCGAAACCCCCTGGAGGATGCCCTTTTCCGATCCCGCCCTCTATGAGAACGCCACCGTCCTGCAACTGCTTGAACGGCTGTGGGGGAGCAGAGATTTCCTGATCAGCGACTACATCTCCTACCATCCCTGCCCGGGTTGCGGCGTCATGAACTGGCACCGGGACGGGGAGCTGTTTGCGGCCAACGTGGTGTTGCCGGCCTTTCCCTCCCTGTCACTGAAGGTCGCCCTGGTGGATACCAACAACCAGAACGGCAGCTTCGAGCTTCTGCCCAGCACCCATCACTGCGGCGTGCCCGAGTTGAGCCACGTGCCGGGTTCCGGCGGCGCCCACAACCTCAACCGCTTGATCGAGTCGGGGCGTTATCCGTCCAGGATGCGCCTGAATCTGAAGCGCGGCTCGGCCTACATCTGCGATGCGCGGGTGATCCACCGCGGGACGCCCAACCGCTCCGACCACGTGCGGATGGAGCTGGACATCGGCTACCGGCTTTCCTGGTATGATCCCCGCAACCATCCCATCGGGATGACCCATCGGGACTTCGAGGAGCTGTCGGAACGGGGGAAGCAGTTGCTGAGCCTGAGCCAGAGGCTGGAAGCCCTGATTTGA
- a CDS encoding sialidase family protein, producing MALLREYVRSIVIFVMLAILVSLPAVAEIITVSVPFVSPKGDYVTQQEDYHTFRIPGMIVTQDGSVLVFAEGRRGDGSDPRRDENAPIDLVMRRSTDNGRTWQPMVVIESGFRPGGDLLDFADPTPVLDAKTGTVFLFYGQMPDIAPRNMAYGQSPDSKDGNHIVWFRSSTDNGQTWSDRKQVVYPDEPHETSDGLYWRQAEPGPGSGIQLQWQDQKRSRNGRLIIPAKRGGSRSPDGPVTVEPFVYYSDDHGKSWQVGNVTPGPDANEDEVVELIDGRVLLDARPESGKFRRRHISTDGGVTWGPDNPDTIPITEVDGSLVRYSAKRAGHDRDRILFSGPRGENGLNRNNITVWTSYDEGKTFTNPVQLNNGFAAYSVMQRLADGTIGMVVETAKGAADRYGEITFYRFDLAELESGSRRP from the coding sequence ATGGCGCTATTGAGAGAATACGTCCGCAGTATCGTCATTTTTGTAATGCTGGCGATCTTGGTCTCATTGCCGGCGGTGGCAGAGATCATTACGGTGTCGGTACCGTTCGTTTCTCCCAAGGGGGACTACGTCACGCAGCAGGAGGATTACCACACGTTCCGCATTCCCGGCATGATTGTTACGCAGGATGGGTCGGTTTTGGTGTTCGCGGAAGGACGCCGCGGAGACGGCAGCGACCCGCGTCGCGATGAGAACGCCCCCATCGACTTGGTGATGCGCCGGAGCACCGATAACGGTCGAACCTGGCAACCGATGGTTGTCATCGAATCCGGTTTCCGCCCAGGCGGGGACCTGCTCGATTTCGCCGACCCGACGCCGGTGCTCGATGCCAAGACCGGGACGGTGTTCCTGTTCTATGGACAAATGCCGGACATTGCGCCCCGTAATATGGCCTACGGGCAAAGCCCGGACTCCAAGGACGGCAACCACATCGTGTGGTTCCGTTCGAGCACCGATAACGGCCAGACCTGGTCGGACCGCAAGCAAGTGGTCTATCCGGACGAACCGCACGAGACCAGTGACGGCCTCTATTGGCGTCAAGCCGAACCCGGTCCGGGCAGCGGCATTCAACTTCAATGGCAGGACCAAAAAAGATCGCGCAACGGCCGGCTGATTATTCCAGCCAAGCGCGGCGGATCAAGATCACCAGACGGACCGGTTACCGTTGAGCCGTTCGTCTATTATTCCGACGACCACGGTAAGAGCTGGCAGGTCGGCAACGTCACACCGGGGCCTGATGCCAACGAGGATGAAGTCGTCGAGTTGATCGACGGCAGAGTGCTGCTGGACGCTCGGCCAGAAAGCGGCAAGTTCCGCCGGCGCCATATCAGCACCGATGGCGGTGTCACCTGGGGGCCCGACAATCCGGACACCATACCCATCACGGAAGTAGACGGCTCTCTGGTCCGCTATTCCGCCAAACGCGCAGGTCACGACCGCGATCGCATCCTTTTTTCCGGACCGCGCGGGGAAAACGGCCTCAACCGCAACAACATCACGGTCTGGACCAGCTACGACGAAGGAAAGACCTTCACCAATCCGGTTCAACTCAACAACGGATTCGCCGCCTATTCGGTCATGCAACGATTGGCCGACGGCACCATCGGCATGGTGGTGGAAACAGCGAAGGGTGCGGCCGACAGGTACGGCGAGATCACCTTCTACCGGTTCGACCTGGCCGAGTTGGAAAGCGGGTCCCGGCGCCCGTAG
- a CDS encoding divalent-cation tolerance protein CutA, protein MTDKVVVLVNCSSLEEAGKIGRQLVAKRLAACVNLVPGVRSWYWWEDKVVEDNEVMVMIKTSRERLTDLEKEVVRLHSYAVPEVIALQVVDGSQNYLNWIEFSLSGKP, encoded by the coding sequence ATGACAGACAAGGTGGTGGTGCTGGTCAACTGCTCCAGCCTGGAGGAGGCCGGGAAGATCGGAAGGCAACTGGTGGCCAAGCGGTTGGCGGCCTGCGTCAACCTGGTTCCCGGGGTTCGTTCCTGGTACTGGTGGGAAGACAAGGTGGTCGAGGACAACGAAGTCATGGTCATGATCAAAACCTCTCGCGAGCGGTTGACCGACCTTGAGAAAGAGGTGGTCCGTCTCCACTCCTATGCGGTTCCGGAAGTGATTGCTCTGCAAGTGGTGGACGGCTCCCAGAATTACCTGAACTGGATCGAATTCTCCCTCAGCGGGAAGCCATGA
- a CDS encoding septum formation initiator family protein: MRSILAVIMGLLLLGLAVQAIFGPTGHLEMQRLEEENQSLTREKEALESGNRQVMGEIESLKTDPATIEKIAREELGLVREGEIKIVTKPDPRDSPGAAASGTDPVALPGDPPPQQTP, encoded by the coding sequence TTGAGATCCATACTGGCGGTCATTATGGGGCTGCTGTTGCTGGGCTTGGCGGTGCAGGCCATTTTCGGTCCGACCGGCCACTTGGAAATGCAACGCCTGGAAGAGGAAAACCAGTCCTTGACTCGCGAAAAGGAAGCCCTCGAATCGGGAAATCGGCAGGTGATGGGAGAGATCGAGTCCCTGAAAACCGACCCCGCCACCATCGAGAAAATCGCTCGTGAAGAGTTGGGTTTGGTTCGAGAAGGCGAAATCAAGATCGTCACCAAGCCTGACCCCCGGGATTCCCCCGGCGCCGCGGCCAGCGGAACCGACCCGGTGGCCCTGCCCGGGGACCCGCCTCCCCAACAAACTCCTTGA